A DNA window from Porites lutea chromosome 6, jaPorLute2.1, whole genome shotgun sequence contains the following coding sequences:
- the LOC140941756 gene encoding uncharacterized protein, with protein MAQSCKRKTKASVSISSDSDICSPEGKKACNSPRSEPNIGVVFSEDDQVLEALNMTEKIATQLERIFEMLAGVESRLQNLEGIFERFSALEKSVNKLETELNKIGEKTRKLEGEVNDLSKSMEFANAEIEDLKKNDKENEVKIKELEDKILYQEVYNRRENLRFFGFPESADGAENTHEVVRKFLSDELEVENAADIEFQRAHRIGKKKTGETRPVIVRFLRFPERELVFRRVRELADDIDIKVYADFPREISERRKKQWPRLKKAREEGKTAFFSKPEPDKLFIDGRFVPL; from the coding sequence ATGGCTCAAAGTTGTAAACGGAAAACGAAGGCTAGTGTTAGTATCAGCTCCGATAGCGATATTTGCTCTCCGGAAGGAAAAAAGGCTTGCAACAGTCCTCGTTCGGAACCGAACATTGGCGTAGTATTTAGCGAGGACGATCAAGTTCTGGAGGCCCTGAACATGACAGAAAAAATCGCGACACAATTGGAACGGATCTTCGAAATGCTCGCAGGAGTAGAAAGCAGGTTACAGAATCTAGAAGGTATATTTGAACGTTTCTCCGCTTTGGAGAAGTCGGTTAATAAGCTCGAAACCGAGCTAAATAAGATTGGCGAGAAGACAAGAAAATTGGAAGGCGAAGTTAACGACCTCAGCAAGTCAATGGAATTTGCAAACGCCGAAATTGAAGACCTAAAGAAGAATGATAAGGAAAACGAAGTCAAAATCAAGGAACTTGAGGACAAAATATTGTACCAAGAGGTGTACAACAGGCGAGAAAACTTAAGATTCTTCGGTTTTCCAGAATCTGCTGATGGAGCTGAGAACACGCATGAAGTTGTACGAAAATTCCTTAGCGACGAATTGGAGGTGGAAAACGCAGCAGATATTGAATTCCAGCGAGCTCACAGAATAGGAAAGAAGAAGACGGGCGAAACTAGACCGGTGATTGTTCGTTTTTTGAGATTTCCAGAGCGTGAGCTGGTCTTTCGAAGAGTACGCGAGCTGGCAGATGATATCGACATTAAGGTCTACGCGGATTTTCCTAGAGAAATAagcgaaagaagaaaaaagcagTGGCCACGTctcaaaaaagcaagagaggaGGGAAAGACTGCTTTCTTTAGCAAACCAGAACCCGATAAATTGTTTATCGATGGACGATTTGTTCCCTTATAG
- the LOC140941603 gene encoding cytosolic endo-beta-N-acetylglucosaminidase-like isoform X2 has protein sequence MADDSMLLLFWTVLAVLFGLFALWKYLKPRESNNQRISSRQTSENMKEARLKFFAGREEVLSTSTMSTIDSGSDIPARTNDGVLEERNVQKERQKKTVDAGRDIEAPEPSVRYTKLIEGPRKVDSSALETENSPFDPETSAPITRPLKSLDEVLSWRQGFDFFNVASVLLTEKSRKLEKRPRTLVCHDMKGGYLEDRFVQGASTAPGDSYIIYHWQLIDIFVYFSHHFVTIPPPCWTNAAHTHGVPVLGTVITESEDGVIRCSKFLEDMASWKSLANQLVDIAEYYRFDGWLLNIENPIQPVQINNLEEFVKYLTAEMHQRIPNSLVIWYDSVTYKGDLAWQNELNAKNRIFFDASDGIFLNYNWSEAHLMRSAGAAGHNRLTDVYVGVDVFGRGCFGGGGYNSKLAFKVIREEKLSAALFAPGWVLETQGSKNFFVNQDKFWNLLAPYCTVHSAVKEIPFVTSTCRGCGKTANIDGKVVLSKPWTNLSAQQYQPAFINTFFNLGAKGGIAISAVEYTMDDAYNGGGCLLITGNAHSTQEMSKGVVRIFKTDFQITGPLLVSFTFKLDPKDCIDVALQLHTNKMPTYLLFCPLPSVKDQDPGQMEDSDLNNKLVRRYGIPKSRTLTSSVFTSPIGSEHYTLFEPLSGDPHQVVQQAFGVREYDETGTSSEWLTRYYLIAGKELEGCTVQEIRLLCTVSPGAKSTGTFKLHLGEIKIVDPKVLKHPLASVRNIRCLDLIWKPTDQGYSLSLTLVWNCPMNDEQFDKPAHFNVFKATEDCNLFLGRAFVEAYRVCQLPVSKNCSSVEFVVQIVTQSGLKKPLQECSRFKLNW, from the exons ATGGCGGACGATTCAATGCTCCTTCTCTTTTGGACAGTTCTAGCGGTTTTATTCGGATTATTTGCTCTCTGGAAATATTTGAAACCCAGAGAGAGTAATAATCAGAGAATTTCGAGCCGCCAGACCTCCGAAAATATGAAGGAGGCAAGGCTGAAGTTTTTCGCAGGCAGAGAGGAAGTTTTGTCCACGAGTACAATGTCTACAATCGACTCTGGTTCAGACATTCCAGCTAGGACAAATGACGGTGTTTTGGAGGAAAGAAATGTTCAGAAAGAAAGACAGAAGAAAACTGTTGATGCTGGACGAGATATTGAAGCTCCTGAACCTTCTGTGCGATATACGAAGTTGATCGAAGGACCGAGGAAAGTGGATAGTTCTGCACTTGAAACCGAAAATAGTCCTTTTGATCCTGAAACAAGCGCACCCATAACACGACCGCTTAAATCTTTGGATGAAGTTTTGTCGTGGAGACAAGGTTTCGACTTCTTCAACGTGGCCTCAGTTCTGTTAACTGAAAAGAGCAGAAAGTTGGAGAAGAGACCTCGGACACTTGTGTGCCATGACATGAAAGGAGGTTATCTTGAGGACAG GTTTGTTCAAGGCGCCAGTACTGCACCGGGCGACTCATACATAATATACCACTGGCAGCTTATTGACATTTTTGTATACTTTAGTCATCATTTTGTTACCATACCTCCTCCGTGTTGGACCAATGCTGCACACACCCATGGTGTTCCAGTGTTGGGCACTGTAATTACAGAGTCTGAGGATGGAGTTATAAGATGCAGCAAATTTTTAGAGGACATGGCTTCATGGAAGAGTCTTGCAAATCAGCTGGTTGATATAGCAGAGTATTACAGATTTGATGGTTGGCTTCTTAACATAGAAAATCCCATACAG CCAGTGCAAATCAACAATCTAGAAgagtttgtaaaatatttaacTGCGGAGATGCATCAGCGGATTCCTAATTCCTTGGTAATTTGGTATGACAGTGTAACATACAAAGGAGACCTAGCCTGGCAAAATGAACTCAATGCTAAGAACAG AATCTTTTTTGATGCAAGTGATGGTATATTTTTAAACTACAACTGGTCTGAAGCACACTTGATGAGATCTGCAGGTGCTGCTGGGCATAATCGCCTGACAGACGTCTATGTTGGAGTGGATGTTTTTGGGCGTGGCTGCTTTGGAGGGGGTGGCTACAATTCTAAACTG gCTTTTAAAGTAATAAGAGAGGAAAAATTGTCTGCTGCACTGTTTGCTCCAGGATGGGTTTTGGAGACACAAGGGTCTAAAAACTTCTTTGTGAATCAAGACAA GTTTTGGAACCTGTTGGCACCCTACTGTACGGTGCATTCAGCAGTGAAGGAGATTCCATTTGTAACATCAACATGTCGTGGTTGCGGAAAAACTGCCAACATAGATGGAAAG GTGGTACTCTCCAAGCCTTGGACAAATCTAAGTGCACAGCAGTACCAGCCCGCATTTATCAACACATTCTTCAATCTTGGTGCCAAGGGAGGCATAGCTATCAGTGCTGTGGAGTATACCATGGATGATGCTTATAATGGTGGAGGTTGTCTTCTGATTACTGGGAATGCTCACTCCACTCAAGAGATGTCTAAGGGTGTTGTTAG AATATTCAAAACAGATTTCCAGATTACGGGACCTCTTTTGGTGTCATTCACATTTAAGTTGGACCCTAAAGACTGCATTGATGTGGCTTTACAGCTTCACACTAATAAGATGCCTACTTATCTACTGTTCTGTCCACTACCATCAGTAAAGGACCAAG aTCCCGGCCAGATGGAAGATTCTGATTTAAATAACAAGCTGGTTCGGCGTTATGGCATTCCGAAGTCGCGGACACTGACGTCATCAGTGTTCACGTCCCCAATTGGTTCAGAGCATTACACATTGTTTGAACCGCTGTCAGGTGATCCTCATCAAGTCGTCCAGCAGGCGTTTGGTGTAAGAGAATATGACGAAACTGGAACTAGCTCAGAATGGCTCACGCG TTATTACTTAATCGCCGGCAAAGAGTTAGAGGGATGCACAGTGCAAGAAATTCGACTGCTTTGTACCGTTTCTCCTG GTGCGAAATCCACGGGAACATTTAAACTTCACTTAGGAGAAATCAAG aTCGTTGATCCTAAAGTTCTCAAACACCCCCTTGCTTCTGTACGAAATATTAGATGCCTCGACTTGATATGGAAGCCAACTGACCAGGGGTACAGCTTGAGCCTCACCCTCGTGTGGAACTGTCCAATGAACGATGAGCAGTTTGATAAACCTGCACACTTCAACGTCTTCAAAGCAACAGAAGATTGCAACCTGTTTTTGGGGCGCGCTTTTGTCGAGGCGTATCGAGTTTGTCAACTGCCCGTGTCGAAAAACTGTTCTTCAGTAGAATTTGTAGTTCAGATTGTGACTCAGTCTGGGTTGAAGAAGCCTCTACAAGAATGCAGTCGTTTTAAGTTAAATTGGTAG
- the LOC140941603 gene encoding cytosolic endo-beta-N-acetylglucosaminidase-like isoform X1, which translates to MADDSMLLLFWTVLAVLFGLFALWKYLKPRESNNQRISSRQTSENMKEARLKFFAGREEVLSTSTMSTIDSGSDIPARTNDGVLEERNVQKERQKKTVDAGRDIEAPEPSVRYTKLIEGPRKVDSSALETENSPFDPETSAPITRPLKSLDEVLSWRQGFDFFNVASVLLTEKSRKLEKRPRTLVCHDMKGGYLEDRFVQGASTAPGDSYIIYHWQLIDIFVYFSHHFVTIPPPCWTNAAHTHGVPVLGTVITESEDGVIRCSKFLEDMASWKSLANQLVDIAEYYRFDGWLLNIENPIQPVQINNLEEFVKYLTAEMHQRIPNSLVIWYDSVTYKGDLAWQNELNAKNRIFFDASDGIFLNYNWSEAHLMRSAGAAGHNRLTDVYVGVDVFGRGCFGGGGYNSKLAFKVIREEKLSAALFAPGWVLETQGSKNFFVNQDKFWNLLAPYCTVHSAVKEIPFVTSTCRGCGKTANIDGKVVLSKPWTNLSAQQYQPAFINTFFNLGAKGGIAISAVEYTMDDAYNGGGCLLITGNAHSTQEMSKGVVRIFKTDFQITGPLLVSFTFKLDPKDCIDVALQLHTNKMPTYLLFCPLPSVKDQDPGQMEDSDLNNKLVRRYGIPKSRTLTSSVFTSPIGSEHYTLFEPLSGDPHQVVQQAFGVREYDETGTSSEWLTRCEIHGNI; encoded by the exons ATGGCGGACGATTCAATGCTCCTTCTCTTTTGGACAGTTCTAGCGGTTTTATTCGGATTATTTGCTCTCTGGAAATATTTGAAACCCAGAGAGAGTAATAATCAGAGAATTTCGAGCCGCCAGACCTCCGAAAATATGAAGGAGGCAAGGCTGAAGTTTTTCGCAGGCAGAGAGGAAGTTTTGTCCACGAGTACAATGTCTACAATCGACTCTGGTTCAGACATTCCAGCTAGGACAAATGACGGTGTTTTGGAGGAAAGAAATGTTCAGAAAGAAAGACAGAAGAAAACTGTTGATGCTGGACGAGATATTGAAGCTCCTGAACCTTCTGTGCGATATACGAAGTTGATCGAAGGACCGAGGAAAGTGGATAGTTCTGCACTTGAAACCGAAAATAGTCCTTTTGATCCTGAAACAAGCGCACCCATAACACGACCGCTTAAATCTTTGGATGAAGTTTTGTCGTGGAGACAAGGTTTCGACTTCTTCAACGTGGCCTCAGTTCTGTTAACTGAAAAGAGCAGAAAGTTGGAGAAGAGACCTCGGACACTTGTGTGCCATGACATGAAAGGAGGTTATCTTGAGGACAG GTTTGTTCAAGGCGCCAGTACTGCACCGGGCGACTCATACATAATATACCACTGGCAGCTTATTGACATTTTTGTATACTTTAGTCATCATTTTGTTACCATACCTCCTCCGTGTTGGACCAATGCTGCACACACCCATGGTGTTCCAGTGTTGGGCACTGTAATTACAGAGTCTGAGGATGGAGTTATAAGATGCAGCAAATTTTTAGAGGACATGGCTTCATGGAAGAGTCTTGCAAATCAGCTGGTTGATATAGCAGAGTATTACAGATTTGATGGTTGGCTTCTTAACATAGAAAATCCCATACAG CCAGTGCAAATCAACAATCTAGAAgagtttgtaaaatatttaacTGCGGAGATGCATCAGCGGATTCCTAATTCCTTGGTAATTTGGTATGACAGTGTAACATACAAAGGAGACCTAGCCTGGCAAAATGAACTCAATGCTAAGAACAG AATCTTTTTTGATGCAAGTGATGGTATATTTTTAAACTACAACTGGTCTGAAGCACACTTGATGAGATCTGCAGGTGCTGCTGGGCATAATCGCCTGACAGACGTCTATGTTGGAGTGGATGTTTTTGGGCGTGGCTGCTTTGGAGGGGGTGGCTACAATTCTAAACTG gCTTTTAAAGTAATAAGAGAGGAAAAATTGTCTGCTGCACTGTTTGCTCCAGGATGGGTTTTGGAGACACAAGGGTCTAAAAACTTCTTTGTGAATCAAGACAA GTTTTGGAACCTGTTGGCACCCTACTGTACGGTGCATTCAGCAGTGAAGGAGATTCCATTTGTAACATCAACATGTCGTGGTTGCGGAAAAACTGCCAACATAGATGGAAAG GTGGTACTCTCCAAGCCTTGGACAAATCTAAGTGCACAGCAGTACCAGCCCGCATTTATCAACACATTCTTCAATCTTGGTGCCAAGGGAGGCATAGCTATCAGTGCTGTGGAGTATACCATGGATGATGCTTATAATGGTGGAGGTTGTCTTCTGATTACTGGGAATGCTCACTCCACTCAAGAGATGTCTAAGGGTGTTGTTAG AATATTCAAAACAGATTTCCAGATTACGGGACCTCTTTTGGTGTCATTCACATTTAAGTTGGACCCTAAAGACTGCATTGATGTGGCTTTACAGCTTCACACTAATAAGATGCCTACTTATCTACTGTTCTGTCCACTACCATCAGTAAAGGACCAAG aTCCCGGCCAGATGGAAGATTCTGATTTAAATAACAAGCTGGTTCGGCGTTATGGCATTCCGAAGTCGCGGACACTGACGTCATCAGTGTTCACGTCCCCAATTGGTTCAGAGCATTACACATTGTTTGAACCGCTGTCAGGTGATCCTCATCAAGTCGTCCAGCAGGCGTTTGGTGTAAGAGAATATGACGAAACTGGAACTAGCTCAGAATGGCTCACGCG GTGCGAAATCCACGGGAACATTTAA